In the Leptotrichia sp. oral taxon 212 genome, one interval contains:
- a CDS encoding DUF969 domain-containing protein, with the protein MNLLILIGIVIIVVGFSLKLDVLAVVLTAGIATGLAAKMNLLDILEIIGKAFVDNRLMSIFLISLPVIAVLERYGLRERSATLIGNLKNATAGKILGLYMIIRSIASALSIRIGGHIQFIRPLIFPMAEAAAKSHKHNDLTEKETEDLKSLSAAIENYGNFFAQNIFVGASGLLLIQGTLQESGYNVSLKDLSLFSIPMGIVAIIFTIIQAFIYDKKIMSNKGGNK; encoded by the coding sequence ATGAATTTACTGATACTTATAGGTATCGTTATTATCGTTGTCGGTTTCTCTCTGAAACTTGACGTTCTTGCTGTTGTTCTTACTGCGGGGATTGCTACAGGATTGGCAGCCAAAATGAATCTTTTAGACATTCTCGAAATTATTGGTAAAGCTTTTGTGGATAACAGACTTATGTCTATTTTCCTAATCAGCCTGCCAGTTATTGCCGTACTTGAAAGATACGGATTGAGGGAAAGAAGTGCAACGCTAATTGGAAATCTTAAAAATGCTACTGCAGGTAAGATTTTGGGGCTTTACATGATTATTCGTTCAATTGCAAGTGCTCTGTCAATCAGAATAGGTGGACATATACAGTTTATCAGACCTCTTATTTTTCCAATGGCTGAAGCTGCTGCAAAATCACACAAACATAATGATTTAACAGAAAAAGAAACTGAAGACCTGAAAAGTTTAAGTGCCGCAATTGAAAACTACGGTAACTTCTTCGCTCAGAATATATTTGTCGGGGCATCAGGACTGCTTTTAATTCAGGGAACTCTACAGGAAAGTGGATACAATGTTTCCCTTAAGGATCTTTCATTATTTTCTATTCCAATGGGAATTGTTGCCATAATATTTACTATTATTCAGGCATTTATTTATGATAAAAAAATTATGTCAAATAAAGGAGGTAATAAATAA